A section of the Acomys russatus chromosome 10, mAcoRus1.1, whole genome shotgun sequence genome encodes:
- the LOC127194813 gene encoding taste receptor type 2 member 143-like, whose translation MPSALTLIFMVLFCLVSLASMLQNGFMIIVLAREWMRNGALPAADMIVVSLAFSRFCLHGIAILANLLASFDFCYQANIVGILWDFNNTLIFWLTACLAIFYCVKISSFSHPVLFWLKWRISRSVPRLLLGSLIMGGLSAILSATGNVIATQMIISQGFYENCTFGHMILDFYRYYYLSHAMLMWFTPFFLFLVSLIFLMFSLYRHVGKMRDHRPGPCDPRIQAHSMALKSLTFFFIFYILFFLSLIISSTKNKATESYWYWAREVMIYLGISLNSITLVLSNPKLRKALKMRL comes from the coding sequence ATGCCCTCTGCACTCACCTTGATCTTCATGGTCCTCTTTTGTCTGGTGTCATTGGCTTCTATGTTGCAGAACGGCTTCATGATCATTGTGCTGGCCAGAGAGTGGATGCGGAACGGAGCACTGCCCGCAGCTGACATGATTGTggtctctcttgctttctcccgGTTCTGCCTACATGGGATAGCCATCCTGGCCAATCTCTTGgcctcttttgatttttgttacCAAGCAAACATTGTTGGCATCCTCTGGGACTTCAACAATACACTAATTTTCTGGCTTACAGCCTGCCTTGCCATCTTCTACTGTGTGAAGatctcctctttctctcaccCTGTCCTCTTTTGGCTCAAGTGGAGGATTTCCAGGTCAGTTCCCAGGCTGCTGCTGGGCTCTCTCATCATGGGTGGCCTGTCAGCCATCTTATCAGCCACCGGGAACGTCATTGCTACCCAAATGATCATTTCCCAGGGTTTCTATGAAAATTGCACATTTGGTCACATGATACTGGACTTCTATCGGTACTATTACCTGTCGCATGCAATGCTCATGTGGTtcactcctttcttcctgtttctagtGTCCCTTATCTTCCTTATGTTCTCACTGTACCGGCATGTGGGGAAGATGAGGGACCATCGGCCTGGGCCTTGTGATCCCCGAATTCAGGCACATTCCATGGCTCTGAAATCCCTtaccttcttcttcatcttctatatattattttttctgtcCCTGATAATTTCTAGTACAAAAAATAAAGCCACGGAAAGTTACTGGTATTGGGCTAGAGAAGTCATGATCTACCTGGGCATCTCTTTGAACTCCATTACCCTGGTGCTGAGCAACCCCAAGCTGAGGAAGGCTCTGAAGATGAGACTTTAA